The genomic stretch TCCTTAGACCAAGAGATCCGTTTTTTAAGTTTTCGTAATCTTTCTACGGAAGAATTAAAAGAGATCCACCCAAGCTTGGACAGATCTATCGCGCAAGGGAATGTGCAGTATGTGTTTGGAAATATGAGATATCCGGGATTCTTTGCGGTGCGAAGACTTTCTCATTCTCTTAGAGGTTGGAGATGGCTTTCTCCCCTTCTCTATTTGCCTCTTGTCCCAATCTTAGGAATGCTCGTAATGAGCCTTCTAAAAGCATTCAAAACAAGATCTTAATAGAGAACCTTGCCACTCACTCTCTGCAAGCCTTCGTAGAATACAAGTCTCGCATCCAAGGCCAATCGACTGCCTTCTCTCACTCTTTCCTGTTTTTCCGAATCGGTTGCCACTGATTCAATCAGACGAAACAATTTCTCCGCGTGAGATTCGTCCGCTTCCAGATTTACTTGGAAAAACTTTCCTTCTGGGAGAGGAACTCGAGTTTTTAGATCTCGATACGAGGCATACATTCTGGAATATTCCAATTTCAAGAGATATTCGTTTGCAGGCCCGAGTGCTCCGAGAGCGGCATAAAAATCGGTAGTAGTGATCTTCTTCATTAAAGAAAGATAATTTTCAGTTTCGGAAAGAAGGTCTTGGTCAGTTGCAACTTCTCCCATTTCAGAGAGAAATTTTCGTAGGATGGAAACATGGGAATCTTCTTCTTTTCCTTCTCCTAATTCTTCCCAAATATTATGCACGAGTACAATCTTAGAAGGAACATGATCTGTCAAAGATGCGGTATTTAAGAACCAATTCACGAAGGCGACTGAAACGAAATATTCCTGCTTGAGCCAAAGCAATAGATCGGATCTCTCCATTCTTTCTTCTTTTTCTTCTAACCAAGAATTAGAAGTAAGAACAGGATGCTCGGTAACTTGGAGGATTAATTCTTCTCTAAAAGCGTTCATCTGGAATATCGCCCCGTTTCTTTTTCTATTTTTTGTTTGGAATAGGAAAACCTTTCCGTAGTGAAATCTTCTCTAGCGATCATTAATAATTCAGAAAGTAATTTTGAATAGGATCCGAAGTCATGAGAGTAACAAATCGGATAACTGCTGTAATACGAAGA from Leptospira semungkisensis encodes the following:
- a CDS encoding iron-containing redox enzyme family protein codes for the protein MNAFREELILQVTEHPVLTSNSWLEEKEERMERSDLLLWLKQEYFVSVAFVNWFLNTASLTDHVPSKIVLVHNIWEELGEGKEEDSHVSILRKFLSEMGEVATDQDLLSETENYLSLMKKITTTDFYAALGALGPANEYLLKLEYSRMYASYRDLKTRVPLPEGKFFQVNLEADESHAEKLFRLIESVATDSEKQERVREGSRLALDARLVFYEGLQRVSGKVLY
- a CDS encoding DCC1-like thiol-disulfide oxidoreductase family protein — its product is MKQNVFLYDGDCSFCSDLASGLSKKSLDQEIRFLSFRNLSTEELKEIHPSLDRSIAQGNVQYVFGNMRYPGFFAVRRLSHSLRGWRWLSPLLYLPLVPILGMLVMSLLKAFKTRS